In Malassezia vespertilionis chromosome 7, complete sequence, the following proteins share a genomic window:
- the YAT1 gene encoding carnitine O-acetyltransferase (EggNog:ENOG503NUER; COG:I) translates to MSQEKQTFAQQDKLPKLPIPDLEESCKKYLKSLEPLQTFEQHAASKAAVAEFLQNEGPKLQEELIEYAKTKHSYIEEFWDDSYLMGNDSVVLNLNPFFILEDEPDPARGTQLRRAANLTLATLAFIHDLRHETLPPDNFRGVPLDMFQYTRLFGMARIPSTNGCRLELHEWARHMVVVRRGRFYWFDVLDPNHCALFTESSLVATLRAIVRDADELGTKVSDEALGVLSTEKRRTWSIHRQTLERNSHNRECLKTIDSALFVLCLDDVAPQSASELANNMLCGTYALQDGVQTGTCLNRWYDKLQIIVCANGTAGVNFEHCSADGHTVLRFVADIYTELIFQFARSIHPQTGSLFQANASPYARGLSRKKGSAPLDQHLVQETLFCTTPRRLEWAWTDAVKYSVRYAEMRLSDLICQNESAVLEFDGYGKHFITSHGFSPDAFVQMAFQATYFSLYGRLAPTYEPAMTKSFLRGRTETIRTVQPEVLTFVQAWSDVKAPLQTKLSALRKACVQHTKCSKESASGHGFDRHFYALSCLWQLLHGAKDAPKPSLFADEGYDLLNHVVLSTSNCGNPALRIFGFGPVVQDGFGIGYIIHENRLTICASSKHLQTQRFLDTLRQYFYSIQRGLVEAFKSANVQPNQTYVDHAGNECDARTGLPISTLRRGPDELANGEAGHTGYAAPRRRGQDGVR, encoded by the exons ATGTCGCAAGAGAAGCAAAcatttgcgcagcaagacaAGCTGCCCAAGCTGCCAATCCCAGATTTGGAAGAGTCGTGCAAAAAGTATCTTAAAAGCTTAGAGCCTCTCCAGACGTTTGAGCAGCATGCCGCCTCAAAAGCGGCTGTGGCCGAGTTTCTCCAAAACGAGGGTCCGAAACTGCAGGAGGAGTTGATCGAATATGCCAAGACAAAACACAGCTATATTGAAGAGTTCTGGGACGATAGTTATTTGATGGGAAATGACAGTGTAGTCCTGAACTTAAACCCCTTCTTTATCCTCGAGGACGAGCCTGATCCTGCGCGCGGAACAcagctgcgccgtgcggcgaATCTGACGCTAGCAACGCTCGCGTTTATACACGACCTGCGCCACGAAACGCTGCCGCCGGACAATTTTCGGGGCGTGCCGCTTGACATGTTTCAGTATACGCGTCTTTttggcatggcgcgaaTTCCATCGACAAACGGTTGccgcctcgagctccaCGAatgggcgcggcacatggTGGTGGTGCGTCGCGGCCGATTTTACTGGTTCGACGTGCTCGATCCCAATCACTGCGCGCTGTTCACCGAATCCAGTCTTGtggcgacgctgcgtgcaatTGTCCGTGATGCCGACGAGTTGGGCACCAAGGTCTCAGACGAGGCCTTGGGCGTGCTGAGCACGGAAAAACGGCGTACATGGTCCATCCATCGGCAGACACTGGAGCGAAACTCACATAATCGCGAGTGCCTCAAGACGATCGATTCGGCGCTTTTTGTTTTGTGTCTCGATGACGTCGCGCCACAGAGTGCATCGGAGCTTGCCAACAACATGCTGTGTGGTACAtatgcgctgcaagatgGCGTCCAGACCGGTACCTGCTTGAATCGCTGGTATGACAAGCTGCAGATCATTGTGTGCGCGAACGGCACGGCGGGTGTGAATTTCGAGCACTGCTCTGCGGATGGCCACACGGTGCTTCGATTCGTCGCGGATATCTACACAGAGCTGATTTTTCAGTTTGCGCGCTCGATACATCCCCAGACTGGGAGTCTGTTCCAGGCTAACGCCAGCCCCTATGCCCGTGGACTTTCGCGCAAGAAGggctctgcgccgctggatcAGCATTTGGTGCAAGAAACGCTATTTTGCActacgccgcgccgcctaGAATGGGCGTGGACAGATGCAGTAAAGTACAGCGTGCGGTATGCAGAAATGCGCTTGTCCGACCTGATATGCCAGAATGAGAGCGCAGTGCTCGAGTTTGACGGATACGGCAAACATTTTATCACTAGCCATGGGTTTTCTCCCGACGCATTTGTCCAGATGGCGTTCCAGGCGACGTATTTCTCCTTGTATGGTCGGCTGGCTCCGACCTACGAGCCTGCCATGACCAAGTCGTTCTTACGCGGGCGTACAGAGACAATTCGAACCGTGCAGCCGGAAGTGCTCACATTTGTGCAAGCTTGGAGCGACGTcaaagcgccgctccaAACCAAGCtcagcgccttgcgcaaggcATGTGTGCAACACACCAAATGCTCCAAAGAGTCTGCCTCCGGTCATGGATTTGACCGCCACTTTTACGCCCTGTCCTGCTTGTGGCAGcttttgcacggcgcaaagGATGCGCCGAAACCCAGCTTGTTTGCCGACGAGGGGTACGACCTTCTCAACCACGTCGTGCTCTCCACCTCGAACTGTGGAaatccagcgctgcgcatcttTGGATTCGGGCCCGTCGTACAGGATGGGTTTGGGATTGGGTACATTATTCACGAGAACCGCTTGACAATCTGTGCCTCGTCCAAGCATCTGCAGACGCAGCGTTTTCTTGATACACTGCGGCAGTACTTTTACAGCAtccagcgcggcttggTCGAGGCATTCAAATCCGCCAACGTCCAGCCGAACCAGACCTATGTCGACCACGCTGGAAACGAATGCGACGCTCGCACCGGCCTTCCCATCAGCACTTTGCGCCGTGGTCCGGACGAGCTGGCCAATGGAGAGGCAGGTCACACAGG GTATGCTGCACCACGCCGACGTGGGCAAGATGGTGTTCGTTAG
- the FUN30 gene encoding DNA helicase (COG:A; EggNog:ENOG503NVEK): protein MSGSAQDPVVLAPDSSPIRDAQNTMRRGLEAFQYRGPGAVAPAFHSDVSSEASHLSDTRPSSDESVPKVMPRPATYAPSESIIQIKATRLSRLFSSYSVAECTEVLRQSNYDLGEAIEKLRPKMVAPPPMPVLAPAPVQAQRRPAARPPSKKPAKRRARMDSDSDSDASISLDGASTDEEVYGDTDERYAHQQQSALGWFNQVNESGLVDSINCSLDQANTIARLRPFDSVDDVYERLGDKAAKGVSPRLFTNCVELMAGYMEVDEVLAKCETIGSELHEAMRHWCSESTADDSLGALNIAEVKRNGTIEDENYLQEQPSNLAKDVVLKDYQLLGVSWLNLMYRKHTSAILADEMGLGKTAQVISFFAYLKQQGVRKGPHLVIAPSSVLENWSREFQRFAPSLRVEVYYGSQAERRLLRSDLKARDNYDVMLTTYDMATGSSDDHGFLRKRGFDVCVFDEGHMLKNRKSQKYAKLLRIVARWRLLLTGTPLQNNLQELVSLLNFILPDYFTDAEEALAAIFKVKQGANTSQLSKQRVERAKRMMQPFVLRRRKHKVLDGLAEKTERVEYCALTDAQQELYRDALQRTKTALAEEDATQKSSAKDTSNVLMDLRKGANHPLLFRRLYDQKKIAALAKDYVREPEHAEENLQHLKEDFAINTDAELSLLARSWRSTAKHVLPPKEWMNSGKVQALQRIIEEARAQGDRLLIFSQFTSMLDILCVCLKHLGVPYLGFTGQTHVGDRQHIVDHFTNDPDIPVFLLSTRAGGLGINLVAANWVVLFDQDFNPQNDKQATDRCYRIGQTKPVQVIRLISRGTIDEDILALAGRKLELAERVSGENDEEDAGEVVESEIKGRLATSLLSQVRGRLDEANRT, encoded by the coding sequence ATGAGCGGATCGGCGCAGGACCCTGTCGTACTTGCTCCGGACTCTAGCCCTATACGCGACGCGCAGAATaccatgcgccgcgggcTTGAGGCATTCCAGTACCGTGGCCccggcgccgtcgcgccggCATTTCATTCGGACGTTTCCTCCGAAGCAAGCCATCTTTCCGACACGCGGCCCAGCAGCGACGAAAGCGTGCCAAAAGTCATGCCACGGCCTGCTACGTACGCGCCGTCTGAGAGTATTATACAGATCAAGGCAACGCGTCTTTCACGTCTGTTTTCGAGTTACTCAGTGGCGGAATGTACCGAGGTGCTGCGCCAGTCGAATTACGACCTCGGCGAGGCAATCGAGAAATTAAGGCCCAAGATGGTTGCGCCACCACCGATGCCTGTTCTTGCTCCTGCGCCCGTGCAGGCACAGCGTCGGCCTGCGGCTCGTCCGCCTTCCAAGAAACCGGCAAaacgtcgcgcacgcatgGACTCGGACTCGGACAGCGATGCGTCTATCAGTCTTGACGGTGCATCGACCGACGAAGAGGTCTACGGGGATACAGATGAACGATATGCACATCAGCAACAAAGCGCGCTAGGATGGTTCAACCAGGTCAACGAGAGCGGCCTTGTCGATAGCATCAACTGCTCCTTGGACCAGGCCAACACCATTGCACGCTTGCGACCATTTGACTCTGTAGACGACGTCTacgagcgccttggcgatAAAGCCGCCAAAGGCGTATCGCCCCGCCTCTTTACCAATTGTGTGGAGCTTATGGCGGGATACATGGAAGTCGACGAAGTGCTGGCCAAGTGCGAAACAATTGGCTCCGAGCTGCACGAGGCGATGCGCCACTGGTGCTCAGAGAGCACTGCGGATGATTCTTTGGGCGCACTAAACATTGCCGAAGTCAAGCGCAACGGCACGATAGAAGACGAAAATTACTTGCAAGAACAACCGTCTAACCTGGCAAAAGACGTCGTGCTCAAAGACTACCAGCTTCTCGGCGTCAGTTGGCTGAATCTCATGTACCGCAAACACACCTCGGCAATCCTTGCAGACGAGATGGGTCTTGGCAAGACGGCACAGGTGATCTCCTTTTTTGCGTACCTCAAGCAGCagggcgtgcgcaaaggaCCGCACCTTGTCATTGCGCCCTCCTCCGTGCTGGAAAATTGGTCCAGGGAATTTCAGCGGTTTGCGCCTTCGCTCCGTGTGGAAGTATACTACGGCTCGCAGGCAGAGCGGCGATTGCTCCGCAGCGATTTgaaggcgcgcgacaacTATGATGTGATGCTCACGACCTACGACATGGCCACCGGCAGCTCCGACGATCACGGCTTCCTCCGCAAGCGCGGGTTCGACGTGTGTGTGTTTGACGAGGGACACATGCTCAAGAACCGCAAATCGCAAAAGTACGCCAAGCTTTTGCGGATCGTCGCACGCTGGCGCCTGCTCCTGACCGGCACACCGCTGCAGAACAACTTGCAGGAGCTCGTCTCACTGCTCAACTTCATTCTGCCCGACTACTTTACCGACGCAGaagaggcgctcgccgcgatCTTCAAGGTCAAGCAGGGCGCAAACACCTCGCAGCTTtccaagcagcgcgtggAACGTGCAAAACGCATGATGCAACCGTTCGttctgcggcggcgcaagcacaaggTGCTCGATGGGCTCGCGGAAAAgacggagcgcgtcgagtaCTGTGCCTTGACcgacgcgcagcaggaATTGTATCgcgatgcattgcagcgcacgaaGACGGCGCTTGCAGAGGAGGACGCAACACaaaagagcagcgcaaaggaCACGAGCAATGTGCTGATGGATCTGCGCAAAGGAGCAAACCATCCCCTTCTTTTCCGCCGACTCTACGACCAGAAGAAAATagccgcgctcgccaaggaTTACGTGCGCGAGCCGGAGCATGCAGAAGAGAACTTGCAGCACCTCAAGGAAGACTTCGCGATCAACACGGACGCCGAATTGTCGCTTCTTGCACGATCGTGGCGGAGCACTGCAAAGCATGTCCTTCCCCCGAAAGAATGGATGAACTCGGGCAAGGTtcaggcgctgcagcgtatcatcgaagaggcgcgtgcgcaaggaGACAGGCTTCTTATTTTCAGCCAGTTTACCTCCATGCTGGATATCCTGTGTGTGTGCTTAAAGCATCTCGGCGTTCCTTACCTCGGCTTCACAGGGCAGACGCATGTGGGCGACCGCCAGCACATTGTCGACCACTTCACCAACGACCCCGACATTCCTGTGTTTTTGCTTTCCACACGCGCCGGCGGTTTGGGCATCAATTTGGTCGCGGCAAATTGGGTCGTCTTGTTTGACCAAGACTTTAACCCGCAGAACGACAAGCAGGCCACCGACCGTTGCTACCGCATTGGCCAGACAAAGCCCGTCCAAGTGATTAGGTTGATCAGCCGCGGGACGATTGACGAGGATAttctcgcgcttgccggTCGCAAACTAGAGTTGGCCGAGCGAGTCAGTGGGGAAAACGACGAGGAAGATGCAGGCGAGGTGGTCGAATCGGAGATCAAGGGGCGTTTGGCCACATCACTGCTCTCCCAGGTACGCGGTCGCTTGGACGAGGCAAATAGGACGTAG
- a CDS encoding uncharacterized protein (EggNog:ENOG503NWCK; COG:J), producing MTSTPIKQRKGAVKSQAKFEPDVFRNSLYKYFDTIHEGDWDGYLSALDKAGNTLDYRKYADQLFEILFVGGLLAPGGSFVEDNAPQSPFSISAAKSDSIEDVRPYVEVIEKMVRRYKFLQKSLEDSTMPGILQYINRYKPEQVAKLATACSLSIQTGLTNASILTPLQKDYLTKDDLALSFITQVFRAFLKNQSMEQLSSALRKGGIRDWLLFFPPQKRSSPGAVPTYFRSVELPQVSDYYMRRQNKELREQTSADLAALVSAEGSTKEEMAEMLSERNKTLGLSPEEFVVVVFEGIVRGIDADAKQDQLEMILPKEIERFAGVLEPFASSARAQITLINTIQLHCYTDTRVFKSFPNLLKILYNENVLSDQAIIYWAQKGAKPQGKQHFLKLAEPLVKFLETEDSDDEDE from the exons ATGACATCTACtcc AATCAAGCAGAGGAAGGGTGCCGTAAAGTCGCAAGCCAAGTTCGAGCCCGACGTTTTTCGCAACTCGCTCTACAAATACTTTGACACCATCCACGAAGGCGATTGGGATGGATATTTGAGCGCACTTGACAAGGCTGGAAATACGCTGGACTATCGCAAATATGCCGACCAGCTCTTCGAGATCTTGTTTGTCGGGGGCCTGCTTGCTCCGGGCGGCTCGTTCGTCGAGGACAACGCGCCACAGAGCCCTTTTTCGATTTCCGCGGCGAAGAGCGACAGCATTGAGGATGTGCGTCCGTACGTGGAAGTGATTGAGAAGATGGTGCGTCGCTACAAGTTTCTCCAAAAATCGCTCGAGGATTCCACCATGCCAGGAATTCTGCAGTATATCAACCGCTACAAGCCCGAGCAAGTCGCAAAGCTTGCAACCGCATGCTCATTATCGATACAGACGGGCCTCACGAATGCAAGCATTCTAACCCCTTTGCAGAAAGACTACCTGACCAAAGACGACCTTGCGCTCAGCTTTATCACGCAAGTTTTCCGTGCGTTTTTGAAGAACCAGAGCATGGAACAGCTCTCatctgcgctgcgcaaaggcgGAATCCGCGACTGGCTGCTCTTCTTTCCTCCGCAGAAACGCTCGAGCCCCGGTGCTGTCCCGACCTACTTCCGTTCCGTCGAACTTCCGCAGGTCTCAGATTATtacatgcgccgccaaaacAAGGaactgcgcgagcagaCGTCGGCAGACCTTGCTGCCCTGGTCAGCGCTGAAGGAAGCACCAAGGAGGAGATGGCTGAGATGCTCAGTGAACGCAACAAGACGCTCGGACTTAGTCCCGAGGAGTTTGTCGTGGTCGTATTCGAAGGCATCGTCCGCGGCATCGACGCCGATGCCAAACAAGACCAGCTCGAGATGATCCTGCCCAAAGAGAtcgagcgctttgccggTGTACTCGAGCCATTTGCATccagtgcgcgcgcgcaaatcacATTGATCAACACGATCCAGCTGCATTGTTATACGGACACGCGCGTGTTCAAGTCGTTTCCCAACTTGCTCAAAATTTTGTACAATGAAAATGTGCTATCGGATCAGGCCATTATTTACTGGGCTCAAAAGGGCGCTAAGCCCCAAGGTAAGCAGCACTTTTTGAAGCTTGCCGAACCGCTGGTCAAGTTCCTCGAAACCGAGGACAGCGATGACGAAGACGAGTAG
- the AGE2 gene encoding ARF GAP with effector function(s) (COG:T; EggNog:ENOG503NZDI) has product MSYASRKPQSRAEADANARALRSMVKQPDNKVCADCKRNDTRWASWNIGCFLCIRCSGIHRSMGTHISRVKSIDLDMWTMEQMDSMRNWGNKLVNVYWEAHLKPGHVPPDHKIESFIRSKYEARRWAIQGPPPQDPSALLGSAGAGTLDAEAAAAPKSVAPTKSDALLDLLGDAAPAPTPAASRAPPAVSNTSALAPKPAANAPPTRAGGLFDLDWDDSAGSAAHATQTQTSVRSTLGSKGKQDILSLFSAPRPAATPSAFSQEAAPMGHFGAPALESASPHMDITGTQDIWGAPKPAGATPASNDAFADIWGDFT; this is encoded by the coding sequence ATGTCGTATGCGAGTCGGAAGCCGCAGTCGCGTGCTGAAGCGGATGCAAATGCGCGTGCACTACGCAGCATGGTGAAGCAGCCGGACAACAAGGTGTGCGCGGACTGCAAGCGCAACGATACACGTTGGGCATCGTGGAATATTGGGTGTTTTTTGTGCATTCGGTGCTCGGGCATTCACCGAAGTATGGGTACGCACATTAGCCGCGTCAAGTCGATTGATCTTGACATGTGGACGATGGAGCAGATGGATTCAATGCGTAACTGGGGAAACAAGCTTGTGAACGTGTACTGGGAAGCACACTTGAAGCCTGGGCACGTTCCGCCGGATCACAAAATAGAGAGTTTCATCCGGAGCAAGTAcgaggcgcgtcgctgggcAATTCAAGGGCCACCACCGCAAGATCCCTCTGCATTGCTTGGCAGTGCAGGTGCTGGAACGTTGGATGCAGAAgcagccgccgcgccgaagTCTGTCGCGCCGACCAAGtcggatgcgctgctggattTGTTGGgtgatgcagcgcctgcacctACACCTGCAGCATCACGCGCTCCTCCAGCAGTGTCGAATACGtctgcgctggcgccgaAGCCTGCGGCTAACGCGCCTCCTacgcgcgccggcggccTCTTTGATTTGGACTGGGACGACAGTGCAggctcggcggcgcatgccaCGCAGACGCAGACCTCGGTACGGTCTACGCTGGGATCTAAAGGCAAGCAGGATATTTTGAGCCTtttttccgcgccgcgccctgCCGCCACGCCCTCCGCCTTTAGCCAGGAAGCCGCGCCAATGGGGcattttggcgcgccggcgctaGAAAGTGCGTCTCCGCACATGGACATTACAGGAACACAGGATATATGGGGCGCCCCAAAACCTGCCGGAGCCACGCCCGCGTCCAACGATGCTTTTGCCGACATCTGGGGCGACTTTACGTAG
- a CDS encoding uncharacterized protein (COG:U; TransMembrane:2 (o59-79i91-109o); EggNog:ENOG503P6R1): MAKAQDAKQVCNLANVKDLKIQCDDTIERVLSVRSDTDEGDGEPTATRLFTASHIGDDLAAFFSFIGSTVVLVSVLYTYWYKISWEHSKQYLYAGIGAYVLCQGIQLLVRRIFGVAIFMGSRTGKEIVRALARSPQNETEWVQIKASSVGPSTLPGKKAADGKPVLIPPTYAVDVKYTRSIGGRVLGSKDDHVVLGSFGEWFRQDGEFVESIFAERPGDLCSACTKQFCVDNAEGCKGAAIVDTKDDTATGYEGQVWAKCFIRDPTKDKTIVLLTRHAPQTWRIATMEAKLQSLRVPELKELLQAASLPTTGNKPDLLKRLLENSAATESLESDLAAKTAPAPESKSQDAASAPQTEPASETIAPAAASATAPAAETGEDTRKQAYLAELEKRKTRALRFGQPIDELEKQIEHVAKHGVPEKGKATVERAHSQLHGKRERPAQTKETSNKKAAPVAPAPKISEEELAQRQRRAERFGLVNADEEKRKQERMQRFQQTSEVCASKRTEYAKPTLGPPKSLLLPDVARYVPMQDYDYNQMMQDYSYLNQVGRVVASRGRELADARMLPDEERRGKKRSSAAQHRREQLSKQISFHKLPIMLLPDGMSKRRTNRTCWDAKKRIMQYTIHCHWRGATDASVRDLYMHGHAGSVGIDTIFRAELAAYTERDAKQQKTGTSTDNCANKSIPDALSRDCVLLLRIYPSRLRNESTTRFLDWWSRKGAALEQHSVLDSAPPKASEPLVPQHVLDTVSKFRTGRIAPTTENVQLYSTYVYVEPDLSIDALLRRLPTGHAIVEYLELEVWPKDVYAANQRRGQIQVMSLQVPEMGPDLGPTTETSTPLSTQATIPTDATVLVGYASSDSE; encoded by the exons atggccaaggcgcaggACGCGAAGCAGGTGTGCAACCTTGCGAACGTCAAGGATTTGAAGATTCAGTGCGATGACACGATTGAGCGT GTGTTATCGGTGCGGAGCGACACCGACGAAGGCGATGGCGAGCcgaccgcgacgcgcctATTCACGGCGTCGCACATAGGGGATGATCTAGCTGCATTCTTCTCATTTATTGGCTCCACAGTGGTGCTAGTATCGGTGCTTTATACGTACTGGTACAAGATCTCTTGGGAGCACTCAAAGCAGTACCTGTATGCCGGTATTGGCGCCTACGTATTGTGCCAAGGGATTCAGCTCCTCGTACGGCGCATCTTTGGCGTGGCCATTTTTATGGGCTCACGCACGGGAAAAGAaattgtgcgtgcgcttgcgcgctcACCTCAGAACGAAACGGAATGGGTGCAGATTAAGGCGTCGAGTGTCGGGCCAAGCACGCTGCCGGGGAAAAAGGCCGCGGACGGAAAACCAGTGCTTATTCCCCCGACGTATGCAGTAGACGTAAAATATACACGCAGCATTGGTGGTCGTGTGCTTGGGAGCAAAGACGATCATGTGGTGCTTGGGAGCTTCG GCGAATGGTTCCGGCAGGATGGCGAGTTTGTTGAGTCCATCTTTGCTGAGCG GCCTGGTGATTTGTGCAGTGCGTGCACGAAACAGTTTTGTGTGGATAACGCGGAGGGGTGCAAGGGCGCTGCCATTGTCGATACCAAGGACGATACTGCAACCGGGTACGAGGGGCAGGTATGGGCCAAGTGTTTTA TCCGCGATCCCACCAAAGACAAGACGATCGTCTTGCT CACGCGACACGCTCCACAAACTTGGCGCATTGCTACCATGGAGGCCAAGCTGCAGTCTTTGCGCGTTCCCGAACTCAAGGAGCTGCTTCAGGCGGCGTCTTTGCCAACGACAGGCAACAAGCCAGACTTACTTAAGCGGTTACTTGAGAATTCAGCAGCGACGGAATCACTCGAGAG CGACCTCGCTGCCAAGACTGCGCCCGCGCCCGAATCCAAATCGCAGGACGCAGCATCCGCACCCCAAACTGAGCCAGCATCTGAGACTATCGCTCCCGCTGCTGCGTCGGCCACTGCGCCCGCTGCCGAAACCGGCGAAGATACGCGGAAGCAGGCAtaccttgccgagcttgagaagcgcaagacgcgtgcgctgcgtttTGGCCAGCCTATTGACGAGCTGGAAAAGCAAATTGAGCATGTGGCTAAGCACGGCGTTCCGGAGAAGGGCAAAGCTACGgtggagcgtgcgcacagCCAACTACACGGAAAGCGTGAGCGGCCCGCACAGACCAAGGAGACGAGCAACAAGAAGGCCGCACCTGTCGCACCTGCACCGAAAATCTCG GAGGAGGAACTTGCacagcggcagcgccgcgcagagcgGTTCGGGCTTGTCAATGCTGACGAGGAGAAGAGGAagcaggagcgcatgcagcgtTTCCAGCAG ACAAGCGAGGTGTGTGCGAGTAAACGTACCGAGTATGCAAAGCCGACACTTGGCCCACCTAAATCGCTGCTGTTGCCAGATGTGGCGCGCTATGTACCGATGCAGGACTATGATTATAATCAGATGATGCAAGACTACAGCTACCTGAATCAAGTGGGTCGTGTAGTTGCTTCGAGAGGGCGTGAGCTtgcagatgcgcgcatgctgccCGACGAAGAacgccgcggcaaaaaaCGAAgttcggcggcgcagcatcgccgcgAGCAGCTAAGCAAGCAAATATCATTCCATAAGTTGCCTATCATGCTCCTTCCGGACGGTATGTCGAAGCGACGAACGAACCGCACGTGTTGGGATGCCAAGAAACGCATCATGCAGTATACCATACATTGCCATTGGCGTGGCGCAACCGATGCGTCTGTGCGTGATTTGTACATGCATGGTCATGCTGGATCGGTGGGTATAGATACAATTTTCCGTGCAGAGCTTGCAGCGTAcacggagcgcgacgcgaagCAACAAAAGACAGGTACCAGTACAGACAATTGCGCAAACAAATCCATCCCTGACGCATTGTCCCGCGACTGTGTATTGCTGCTTCGCATATATCCCTCGCGCCTGCGCAATGAAAGCACTACACGGTTCCTTGATTGGTGGTCGCGaaaaggcgcagcgctcgagcaacACAGCGTATTGGacagtgcgccgcccaaaGCATCGGAGCCACtcgtgccgcagcatgTGCTTGATACTGTGTCGAAATTCCGGACGGGTCGTATTGCGCCTACGACAGAAAACGTGCAGCTGTACTCTACGTACGTATACGTGGAGCCAGACCTGAGtatcgacgcgctgctgcggcgcttgccgacaGGGCACGCTATTGTCGAGTACCTGGAGCTGGAGGTGTGGCCCAAGGACGTATACGCAGCGAACCAGCGCCGTGGTCAGATCCAAGTCATGTCGCTGCAGGTCCCGGAAATGGGACCGGACCTGGGACCAACCACGGAAACAAGCACACCTCTTTCCACTCAGGCAACGATACCAACAGATGCGACAGTCTTGGTGGGCTACGCAAGTTCCGATAGTGAATAG
- the SUI3 gene encoding translation initiation factor eIF-2 beta subunit (COG:J; BUSCO:EOG09264OQ8; EggNog:ENOG503NWT7) has translation MSTEELVKGTPPAQESAQDVSDLFGGMKKKSSKKKKLPMDLDLDAVCIVALRDSHQALQDKETPAPLAEAEPAKDSVVALEEPDKESSVAPEEPALDATPAEGDEFDFGELKKKKKKKKAAFDIEEFEKELGGQVDQDNADDDLDDPFAPEKSDDTTTAKTDDVEAWLGSDRDYTYQELLGRFFKTLRVQNPALSGEKKKYTMVPPVVQRDGSKKTVFANVLEICKRMHRQPDHVIQYLFTELGTVGSIDGSQRLVIRGRFQPKQIENVLRRYIVEYVTCKTCRSPNTLLTKENRIYFMTCESCGSQRSVSAIKTGFQAQTGKRSKMRQQ, from the coding sequence ATGTCTACGGAGGAGCTTGTCAAGGGCACGCCGCCTGCGCAGGAGTCTGCGCAGGATGTGTCGGACTTGTTTGGCGGAATgaagaaaaagagcagTAAGAAGAAGAAACTCCCGATGGACTTGGACCTTGATGCTGTATGTATCGTGGCGTTGCGTGACTCACaccaggcgctgcaagacaAAGAAACGCCTGCTCCCCTTGCAGAGGCGGAGCCAGCGAAGGACTCTGTTGTAGCTTTGGAGGAGCCAGATAAGGAATCTTCTGTGGCCCCGGAGGAACCTGCTTTGGATGCCACACCTGCTGAGGGCGACGAATTTGATTTTGGCGAGCtcaagaagaagaagaagaagaaaaagGCGGCTTTTGATATAGAGGAGTTCGAGAAAGAACTTGGCGGACAGGTGGACCAGGACAATGCTGACGATGATTTGGACGACCCATTCGCACCGGAGAAGTCGGACGACACGACCACGGCCAAGACCGATGATGTGGAAGCTTGGCTTGGTAGCGACCGAGACTATACGTACCAAGAGCTTCTTGGTCGTTTTTTCAAGAcactgcgcgtgcaaaacCCGGCACTATCGGGAGAAAAGAAGAAATACACCATGGTGCCGCCCGTCGTTCAGCGCGACGGCTCGAAAAAGACCGTGTTCGCAAACGTGTTGGAAATTTGCAAACGTATGCATCGTCAGCCAGACCACGTCATCCAGTACCTGTTTACCGAATTGGGTACCGTTGGCTCTATTGATGGATCGCAACGGCTCGTCATTCGCGGTCGGTTCCAGCCGAAACAAATTGAAAATGTGCTGCGGCGGTATATCGTCGAGTACGTAACCTGCAAAACGTGCCGCTCGCCCAACACACTCTTGACAAAAGAAAACCGTATCTACTTTATGACATGTGAGTCTTGCGGTTCTCAGCGCTCGGTCAGCGCAATCAAGACCGGTTTCCAGGCACAGACCGGGAAGCGTAGCAAGATGCGCCAGCAATGA